A window of the Archocentrus centrarchus isolate MPI-CPG fArcCen1 chromosome 9, fArcCen1, whole genome shotgun sequence genome harbors these coding sequences:
- the LOC115785384 gene encoding uncharacterized protein LOC115785384 isoform X2 yields MLVKVRFGETQKYVKVAETEDGYDDFSTFLQKVVLQHDLSSTSLESTMSDNSSVSVSGDSLLASSDSSDATVIVHTNGGTRTHAEREAAKEMVRNALQVKPGGQVILDEYDKLRSLTDGTRRRLVNLLVANMVEIHGMIPPVSVRTKYALGIISLFPSLKDPYSDNGYEHFYDQQSGSGYLAWRIKTVQRNSAAQYRRSSTSTAYQDSPKRKREVSCTDKQLLGEECREAISFLKYSTDESAVKEKMRATFQYRQTLVQDQQCSSTVLDVFPRFLNITGLIDQDFTMMFGEEVSGRFLAKWPTFFKPRILTECRKLTSNEHIEELLYSQHDTGWDSDLSSILLLLHLLPPTSKGHKKSAKISSCQAVDHVVRYLQMGASVETFLAGVEPGQPFLLCVGENKSSIQRYYIIIDHKAVPCKAQTSLAAFDELFKAHFIFSVNYHESLYNFYTFIQTTVFNIDVGHAKESPRVRELRARFLHDT; encoded by the exons ATGTTGGTGAAGGTGAGATTTGGAGAAACGCAGAAGTATGTCAAAGTAGCTGAGACTGAAGATGGTTATGATGACTTCAGCACATTTCTTCAGAAAG TTGTGCTTCAACATGATTTATCATCTACTTCGCTGGAGTCAACCATGTCAGACAATTCATCTGTGTCAGTTTCTGGAGACTCCTTGCTAGCATCTTCTGACTCATCTGATGCCACAGTGATTGTTCACACAAACGGAGGGACGAGAACACATGCTGAACGGGAAGCAGCAAAAGAG ATGGTGAGAAATGCTCTCCAGGTTAAACCAGGTGGACAGGTTATTTTGGATGAATACGATAAACTGCGATCACTGACGGATGGCACAAGAAGACGTTTGGTAAACCTCCTTGTGGCCAACATGGTTGAAATTCATGG GATGATCCCACCAGTCTCTGTGAGAACTAAATATGCTTTGGGCATCATCTCTCTATTTCCCAGCCTCAAAGATCCATATTCAGACAATGGATAT GAACACTTCTATGACCAACAGAGTGGATCTGGCTACTTGGCTTGGAGAATAAAAACTGTTCAGCGCAACTCGGCAGCTCAGTACCGGAGATCCTCCACCAGCACAGCCTATCAAGATAGtccaaagagaaagagagaggtttCCTGCACCGATAAGCAGCTGCTTGGTGAGGAGTGTCGTGAAGCGATAtcctttttgaaatattcaACTGATGAATCGGCAGTCAAAGAGAAGATGAGGGCCACATTTCAGTATCGTCAAACACTGGTTCAAGATCAACAGTGCTCTTCAACAGTCTTGGATGTCTTCCCACGATTCCTTAACATCACTGGCTTG ATTGACCAGGACTTCACCATGATGTTTGGAGAGGAGGTGTCGGGCAgatttttggcaaaatggcCTACTTTTTTCAAACCTAGGATCCTGACAGAGTGCAGAAAACTGACTTCTAATGAGCACATTGAAGAGCTCTTGTATTCGCAGCACGACACAG GCTGGGACAGTGACCTGTCAAGCATTCTACTGTTGCTTCACTTGCTTCCACCTACCTCCAAAGGCCACAAGAAGAGTGCCAAAATCAGCTCATGTCAAGCTGTGGACCATGTTGTGAGATATCTGCAG ATGGGAGCCAGTGTCGAAACCTTCCTTGCTGGTGTGGAACCGGGACAgcccttcctcctgtgtgttggTGAAAACAAGAGCAGCATCCAAAGATACTACATCATCATTGATCACAAGGCCGTCCCTTGCAAGGCACAGACCTCCTTGGCAGCTTTCGATGAGCTCTTCAAGGCACACTTCATCTTCAGCGTCAACTACCATGAATCCCTCTATAACTTCTATACGTTCATCCAAACCacagtttttaacattgatgTGGGACATGCCAAGGAAAGTCCCAGAGTCAGGGAACTAAGAGCAAGATTTTTGCACGACACTTGA
- the LOC115785384 gene encoding uncharacterized protein LOC115785384 isoform X1, whose translation MLVKVRFGETQKYVKVAETEDGYDDFSTFLQKVIVKLGLALETELHLTDESGTEVDADVFEDLLQAGNLTVRVTTEKSTVVLQHDLSSTSLESTMSDNSSVSVSGDSLLASSDSSDATVIVHTNGGTRTHAEREAAKEMVRNALQVKPGGQVILDEYDKLRSLTDGTRRRLVNLLVANMVEIHGMIPPVSVRTKYALGIISLFPSLKDPYSDNGYEHFYDQQSGSGYLAWRIKTVQRNSAAQYRRSSTSTAYQDSPKRKREVSCTDKQLLGEECREAISFLKYSTDESAVKEKMRATFQYRQTLVQDQQCSSTVLDVFPRFLNITGLIDQDFTMMFGEEVSGRFLAKWPTFFKPRILTECRKLTSNEHIEELLYSQHDTGWDSDLSSILLLLHLLPPTSKGHKKSAKISSCQAVDHVVRYLQMGASVETFLAGVEPGQPFLLCVGENKSSIQRYYIIIDHKAVPCKAQTSLAAFDELFKAHFIFSVNYHESLYNFYTFIQTTVFNIDVGHAKESPRVRELRARFLHDT comes from the exons ATGTTGGTGAAGGTGAGATTTGGAGAAACGCAGAAGTATGTCAAAGTAGCTGAGACTGAAGATGGTTATGATGACTTCAGCACATTTCTTCAGAAAG TCATTGTGAAGCTAGGTCTTGCTCTTGAGACTGAGCTACACTTGACAGATGAATCAGGGACAGAAGTTGATGCAGATGTGTTTGAGGATCTTTTGCAAGCAGGGAACCTTACTGTTAGGGTGACAACTGAGAAGTCAACAG TTGTGCTTCAACATGATTTATCATCTACTTCGCTGGAGTCAACCATGTCAGACAATTCATCTGTGTCAGTTTCTGGAGACTCCTTGCTAGCATCTTCTGACTCATCTGATGCCACAGTGATTGTTCACACAAACGGAGGGACGAGAACACATGCTGAACGGGAAGCAGCAAAAGAG ATGGTGAGAAATGCTCTCCAGGTTAAACCAGGTGGACAGGTTATTTTGGATGAATACGATAAACTGCGATCACTGACGGATGGCACAAGAAGACGTTTGGTAAACCTCCTTGTGGCCAACATGGTTGAAATTCATGG GATGATCCCACCAGTCTCTGTGAGAACTAAATATGCTTTGGGCATCATCTCTCTATTTCCCAGCCTCAAAGATCCATATTCAGACAATGGATAT GAACACTTCTATGACCAACAGAGTGGATCTGGCTACTTGGCTTGGAGAATAAAAACTGTTCAGCGCAACTCGGCAGCTCAGTACCGGAGATCCTCCACCAGCACAGCCTATCAAGATAGtccaaagagaaagagagaggtttCCTGCACCGATAAGCAGCTGCTTGGTGAGGAGTGTCGTGAAGCGATAtcctttttgaaatattcaACTGATGAATCGGCAGTCAAAGAGAAGATGAGGGCCACATTTCAGTATCGTCAAACACTGGTTCAAGATCAACAGTGCTCTTCAACAGTCTTGGATGTCTTCCCACGATTCCTTAACATCACTGGCTTG ATTGACCAGGACTTCACCATGATGTTTGGAGAGGAGGTGTCGGGCAgatttttggcaaaatggcCTACTTTTTTCAAACCTAGGATCCTGACAGAGTGCAGAAAACTGACTTCTAATGAGCACATTGAAGAGCTCTTGTATTCGCAGCACGACACAG GCTGGGACAGTGACCTGTCAAGCATTCTACTGTTGCTTCACTTGCTTCCACCTACCTCCAAAGGCCACAAGAAGAGTGCCAAAATCAGCTCATGTCAAGCTGTGGACCATGTTGTGAGATATCTGCAG ATGGGAGCCAGTGTCGAAACCTTCCTTGCTGGTGTGGAACCGGGACAgcccttcctcctgtgtgttggTGAAAACAAGAGCAGCATCCAAAGATACTACATCATCATTGATCACAAGGCCGTCCCTTGCAAGGCACAGACCTCCTTGGCAGCTTTCGATGAGCTCTTCAAGGCACACTTCATCTTCAGCGTCAACTACCATGAATCCCTCTATAACTTCTATACGTTCATCCAAACCacagtttttaacattgatgTGGGACATGCCAAGGAAAGTCCCAGAGTCAGGGAACTAAGAGCAAGATTTTTGCACGACACTTGA